A single Populus nigra chromosome 13, ddPopNigr1.1, whole genome shotgun sequence DNA region contains:
- the LOC133670733 gene encoding uncharacterized protein LOC133670733, with the protein MRKLKFHEKKLLKKVNFLDWKRENNHREAHVMQRYHIVERDDYKKYSSVCRMVQKLTNILKQMDPRDPFRVEMTDVLLEKLYNMGVIPSRKSLALCDRLSVSSFCRRRLSTVLMRLKFAEHLKEAVTYIEQGHIRVGPETVTDPAFLVTRNTEDFVTWVDTSKIKRKVLEYNEKVDDYDAMN; encoded by the exons ATGAGGAAGCTTAAGTTTCACGAGAAAAAGCTGCTCAAGAAAGTAAATTTCTTGGACTGGAAAAGAGAGAACAACCATAGAGAAGCCCATGTTATGCAACGTTACCACATCGTTGAACGCGACGATTACAAGAA GTATTCTAGTGTGTGCCGGATGGTGCAGAAGCTGACAAATATACTGAAGCAGATGGACCCTAGAGACCCTTTTCGTGTTGAAATGACTGACGTGCTTTTGGAGAAGCT CTACAACATGGGTGTTATACCGAGCAGGAAAAGCCTGGCGTTGTGTGATCGCTTGTCGGTGTCATCCTTTTGCAG ACGTAGGCTTTCAACTGTTTTGATGAGATTGAAGTTTGCCGAACACTTGAAAGAAGCTGTAACATACATCGAGCAGGGGCATATTCGTGTAGGTCCTGAGACAGTTACCGACCCAGCATTCCTAGTAACGAGGAACACGGAAGACTTTGTTACTTGGGTAGATACATCCAAGATAAAGAGAAAGGTGCTTGAATATAACGAGAAGGTGGATGATTATGATGCAATGAACTGA